AGGCGGTCGACGAGTCGGAGGACAAGCGGGCCGCCGAGAACCGCCTGGACGACCGGCAGACCGAGATGACCCTGGACGGCGGCGCGGCCGCCGGTGACGAGACCGCCGGCGAGGCCGTCGCGGTCGAGGCCGACGGAACGGCGGACGATGCCGGCGAAGGACCGGATCAGGACGAGGCCATGGAGGCGAGCCAGTGATCCGTGGCGCCCTGAACCGCTTCCGCAACGGCCTGCGCAAGACGCGCGAGGGTGTCGTGGGGCGCCTGCAGAGCCTTTTCGGCGGGCGGGTGCGGCTGGACGAGGACACCCTCGACCAGATCGAGGAGCTGCTCATCTCGGCCGACATGGGCGTCAAATCGGCTGTCGACATCACGCGCAACATCGAGAAGCGCCTGAAGGAGGAGGGGGGCGAGGCCACCCTCGAGTCTGTGCTCGAGGTGATCCGGGGCGACGTGAAGCGCATCCTGACCACGGCCAAGCCGCGCATCAAGCCCCTGACCTGGGACGAGGACGACGGCGGCGCGCGCAAGAAGAAGAAGGGGGCCGCGGCCGACGTCGCCGCACCGGCGGCGGCCACCGACGGCCCGGAGGTCATCTTCGTGGTCGGCGTCAACGGCACCGGCAAGACGACCAGCATCGCCAAGCTCGCCCACCAGCTCAAGAGCGAGGGGCGGCAGGTGCTGCTCGCCGCAGGGGACACCTTCCGCGCCGCGGCGGTCGAGCAGCTGGTGATCTGGGCCGACCGCATCGGGGTCGAGTGCGTGCGGCAGGGCCAGAACGCCGATCCGGCGGCGGTGGTCTTCGACGCCCTGAACGCCGCCGAGGCGCGCGGCGCCGACGTGGTCATCGTCGACACGGCCGGGCGGCTGCACACCAAGACCAACCTCATGGACGAGCTCGGCAAGGTGGCGCGGGTGA
Above is a window of bacterium DNA encoding:
- the ftsY gene encoding signal recognition particle-docking protein FtsY, with the protein product MIRGALNRFRNGLRKTREGVVGRLQSLFGGRVRLDEDTLDQIEELLISADMGVKSAVDITRNIEKRLKEEGGEATLESVLEVIRGDVKRILTTAKPRIKPLTWDEDDGGARKKKKGAAADVAAPAAATDGPEVIFVVGVNGTGKTTSIAKLAHQLKSEGRQVLLAAGDTFRAAAVEQLVIWADRIGVECVRQGQNADPAAVVFDALNAAEARGADVVIVDTAGRLHTKTNLMDELGKVARVIRRKTGRDPETLLVVDGNTGQNGLSQAKVFAETIPVQGLILTKLDGTAKGGIVVAIAESLGLPVRWVGMGEKVEDLAAFDADLFVDALFADWRAGDDAGDD